From the Corythoichthys intestinalis isolate RoL2023-P3 chromosome 13, ASM3026506v1, whole genome shotgun sequence genome, one window contains:
- the rtn3 gene encoding reticulon-3 isoform X1, which produces MDSTPKEQKPSDSFLSSPVSLIQSSQVKDLIYWRDPKKSGVVFGLSMLVLLSLAAFSVISVVSYLLLALLCVTITFRIYKSVVQAVKKSSDGHPFKPLLEKDVSISAETFRKHVDTSLTYINRGLKQMSRLFLVEDLVDSLKLAVVMWLLTYVGAIFNGITILILADILLFAVPPIYEKNKTQIDQYVDLARTRINATVAKLQEKLPGAVKRSKTE; this is translated from the exons ATGGATTCCACGCCGAAAGAACAGAAGCCGTCCG ATTCCTTTCTTTCCTCACCTGTATCTCTCATTCAGTCGTCACAAG TCAAGGATCTGATTTATTGGCGGGACCCCAAGAAATCCGGCGTGGTGTTCGGCTTGTCCATGCTGGTGCTCCTGTCCTTGGCCGCCTTCAGCGTCATCAGCGTGGTGTCCTACCTGCTCCTGGCGTTGCTCTGCGTCACCATCACCTTCCGCATCTACAAATCGGTGGTCCAGGCGGTGAAGAAGTCCAGCGATGGACACCCCTTCAA ACCGCTGCTGGAGAAGGATGTCAGCATTTCCGCCGAGACCTTCCGCAAGCACGTGGACACGAGTCTGACCTACATTAATCGAGGCCTGAAGCAGATGAGCCGCCTCTTTTTGGTGGAGGACCTGGTGGACTCGCTAAAG TTGGCTGTGGTCATGTGGCTCCTGACCTACGTGGGCGCCATCTTCAACGGCATCACCATACTCATCCTCG CGGACATCCTGCTTTTCGCCGTACCGCCCATCTACGAGAAGAACAAG ACGCAGATCGACCAGTACGTGGACCTGGCCCGTACCCGGATCAACGCCACTGTTGCCAA
- the rtn3 gene encoding reticulon-3 isoform X2: MDSTPKEQKPSVKDLIYWRDPKKSGVVFGLSMLVLLSLAAFSVISVVSYLLLALLCVTITFRIYKSVVQAVKKSSDGHPFKPLLEKDVSISAETFRKHVDTSLTYINRGLKQMSRLFLVEDLVDSLKLAVVMWLLTYVGAIFNGITILILADILLFAVPPIYEKNKTQIDQYVDLARTRINATVAKLQEKLPGAVKRSKTE, translated from the exons ATGGATTCCACGCCGAAAGAACAGAAGCCGTCCG TCAAGGATCTGATTTATTGGCGGGACCCCAAGAAATCCGGCGTGGTGTTCGGCTTGTCCATGCTGGTGCTCCTGTCCTTGGCCGCCTTCAGCGTCATCAGCGTGGTGTCCTACCTGCTCCTGGCGTTGCTCTGCGTCACCATCACCTTCCGCATCTACAAATCGGTGGTCCAGGCGGTGAAGAAGTCCAGCGATGGACACCCCTTCAA ACCGCTGCTGGAGAAGGATGTCAGCATTTCCGCCGAGACCTTCCGCAAGCACGTGGACACGAGTCTGACCTACATTAATCGAGGCCTGAAGCAGATGAGCCGCCTCTTTTTGGTGGAGGACCTGGTGGACTCGCTAAAG TTGGCTGTGGTCATGTGGCTCCTGACCTACGTGGGCGCCATCTTCAACGGCATCACCATACTCATCCTCG CGGACATCCTGCTTTTCGCCGTACCGCCCATCTACGAGAAGAACAAG ACGCAGATCGACCAGTACGTGGACCTGGCCCGTACCCGGATCAACGCCACTGTTGCCAA
- the rtn3 gene encoding reticulon-3 isoform X3, which translates to MISPTFSSPLLLSSVRGDADKKRALGSGKPSEGVATSLRFSSQPSSFWPDHYGGEAQPDSPVKMSPVSERIKALEALAAKKESSFRSDSFSYRHRDKTPSDGAKKVLTKSSPDQDSPESPFEVLGELRQMNEFEETETWMKAHLPPVPDFCSVDLVSSDCKLTDESSGLVSVSNAFAEPSCDAPKQEEPQTGVSVEKADFDLNFLPTAHVWVQPDKSCAQSSSQLDSSLESPSGSPPDDKTTTWTRDPEPAEVKEPDSSGESDETVIEDTLAHVVPAANSDSPPSSPETSSPDAERVAPPVRSERKLMQVPTINVIETEEPNCSDDEFEMEYEEEDHEAVDEGAKTVETAPGDSLETAKRRPLETEFMEGYSPPSSPVESDEEHAPQETIINPPPDAVLEKSTDQDSTFDLSLAQPANPETATDFLISADKEMDSPGNDDVEWSDEAQQKLFGEDQVDITACNDKDNPFFSRNSFMREDTYEGQSFEYEPSSFFEKDARDDFILDSVDTKPHDAITSDTSSSPHNPRDIAHTTGSDSDSDSRPIDSFVEFMRECLKTREGEEPDDSQSPQSLANVPMVPEEEQVSICALKELDNSQAAKEETLAPQSETLENSSAACLQQESRENTPGTYSEEVDAVDVWVAEAYHLAAHVLMSVLTHDSVKDLIYWRDPKKSGVVFGLSMLVLLSLAAFSVISVVSYLLLALLCVTITFRIYKSVVQAVKKSSDGHPFKPLLEKDVSISAETFRKHVDTSLTYINRGLKQMSRLFLVEDLVDSLKLAVVMWLLTYVGAIFNGITILILADILLFAVPPIYEKNKTQIDQYVDLARTRINATVAKLQEKLPGAVKRSKTE; encoded by the exons ATGATCTCCCCTACTTTTTCTTCTCCCTTGCTGTTGTCCTCCGTGCGTGGCGATGCAGACAAAAAGCGGGCGCTGGGTTCCGGCAAGCCGAGCGAAGGGGTGGCGACGTCCCTTCGCTTTTCTTCTCAGCCGAGCTCTTTTTGGCCCGATCATTACGGAGGCGAGGCACAGCCCGATTCTCCGGTTAAGATGTCGCCGGTTTCCGAGCGCATCAAGGCTTTGGAGGCTCTTGCTGCTAAAAAGGAGAGCAGTTTTCGAAGTGACTCTTTCTCATACCGCCACCGCGACAAAACTCCCTCGGATGGGGCGAAGAAGGTTCTAACCAAAAGCTCTCCTGATCAGGATTCACCCGAATCACCCTTTGAGGTGCTCGGAGAGTTGAGACAAATGAATGAATTTGAAGAAACGGAAACCTGGATGAAGGCTCATCTGCCGCCAGTGCCGGACTTTTGCAGTGTAGACTTAGTTTCTTCCGACTGTAAACTGACCGATGAAAGTTCTGGTCTTGTTAGTGTCTCAAATGCTTTCGCTGAGCCTTCCTGCGATGCTCCAAAACAGGAGGAACCACAGACAGGAGTTAGTGTTGAGAAGGCAGACTTTGACCTCAACTTTCTACCAACAGCCCATGTGTGGGTTCAGCCGGACAAGTCATGTGCACAATCTTCATCGCAGCTAGACTCCAGCTTGGAGTCTCCTTCTGGCTCCCCTCCGGATGACAAAACCACCACTTGGACTAGGGATCCGGAGCCTGCAGAAGTTAAGGAACCGGATAGTTCGGGGGAGTCTGATGAAACCGTGATTGAAGATACCTTAGCTCATGTTGTCCCCGCTGCAAATTCGGATTCTCCTCCATCCTCTCCAGAGACCTCTTCCCCTGACGCGGAAAGGGTGGCGCCTCCAGTTAGGTCAGAAAGAAAGTTAATGCAGGTTCCTACCATCAATGTCATTGAAACCGAAGAGCCAAACTGCAGCGACGATGAGTTTGAAATGGAATATGAGGAAGAAGACCACGAGGCTGTTGACGAGGGAGCAAAAACTGTTGAAACAGCACCAGGGGATAGCCTTGAAACCGCTAAGAGAAGGCCCTTAGAAACTGAATTCATGGAAGGCTACTCTCCTCCTTCCTCTCCTGTTGAATCTGACGAGGAACATGCTCCTCAAGAAACGATCATCAATCCTCCACCAGATGCAGTCTTGGAGAAATCAACAGATCAAGACTCTACATTCGATTTGTCCCTAGCTCAACCTGCTAATCCAGAGACTGCAACAGATTTTTTGATCAGCGCAGACAAAGAAATGGATTCTCCTGGAAATGATGATGTTGAATGGTCAGATGAAGCGCAACAAAAATTGTTTGGAGAAGACCAAGTCGATATAACCGCCTGCAACGACAAGGACAACCCTTTCTTTTCTAGAAACAGTTTTATGCGAGAGGATACTTATGAGGGGCAGTCGTTTGAGTATGAACCATCATCTTTCTTTGAGAAAGATGCTAGAGACGACTTTATTTTGGACTCTGTCGATACAAAACCTCATGACGCGATCACATCCGATACAAGTTCTTCGCCTCACAACCCACGTGATATTGCACACACGACCGGGTCCGATAGCGACTCTGACTCTCGGCCCATTGATAGTTTTGTGGAATTTATGAGAGAGTGTCTCAAAACGAGGGAGGGTGAAGAACCAGATGACTCTCAAAGTCCGCAGTCCCTTGCAAATGTGCCAATGGTTCCGGAAGAGGAACAGGTTAGTATCTGTGCTCTTAAAGAGTTGGACAACAGTCAAGCGGCGAAGGAGGAAACGCTAGCCCCTCAATCTGAGACATTGGAAAACTCGAGCGCTGCATGTCTTCAGCAAGAGTCACGCGAGAACACGCCTGGGACATATTCTGAAGAGGTAGATGCTGTGGACGTATGGGTAGCGGAGGCCTATCATCTTGCGGCGCATGTCTTGATGTCCGTACTAACCCACGATTCAG TCAAGGATCTGATTTATTGGCGGGACCCCAAGAAATCCGGCGTGGTGTTCGGCTTGTCCATGCTGGTGCTCCTGTCCTTGGCCGCCTTCAGCGTCATCAGCGTGGTGTCCTACCTGCTCCTGGCGTTGCTCTGCGTCACCATCACCTTCCGCATCTACAAATCGGTGGTCCAGGCGGTGAAGAAGTCCAGCGATGGACACCCCTTCAA ACCGCTGCTGGAGAAGGATGTCAGCATTTCCGCCGAGACCTTCCGCAAGCACGTGGACACGAGTCTGACCTACATTAATCGAGGCCTGAAGCAGATGAGCCGCCTCTTTTTGGTGGAGGACCTGGTGGACTCGCTAAAG TTGGCTGTGGTCATGTGGCTCCTGACCTACGTGGGCGCCATCTTCAACGGCATCACCATACTCATCCTCG CGGACATCCTGCTTTTCGCCGTACCGCCCATCTACGAGAAGAACAAG ACGCAGATCGACCAGTACGTGGACCTGGCCCGTACCCGGATCAACGCCACTGTTGCCAA